A section of the Zymoseptoria tritici IPO323 chromosome 9, whole genome shotgun sequence genome encodes:
- the MGSUL8 gene encoding MGSUL8 sulphite reductase (Sulphite reductase. Involved in sulphate reduction pathway. Catalyses reduction of sulphite to sulphide. crassa sulphite reductase.), which produces MAINTAGEAVARIAYLSSDSVISVQPSLATESPFSSFLKQYATNKASSVVCSSTPEVLSVRTNNDPLLDVYHRVRNGKVTSVTTSSDVLVKSIPHLYRLAQHPVVLHVALSPAGYPDYGHITSIRNTGFAFLQSTTLQEAQDLALTAHALAIRSGRGVVHFFDPANSKQDQPIEQEKREYVAELLNVDLTRQLQSSKSEEQGIYVAEGLARTQGSLAPSSNAEKGELSAADASGAPTRDPSTASDSSSDRKNSSSGASEAESATTVDSQRKTVSSEDIDNLCTAIWAQVKNHTGRQYTAFNYTGPKNAENALFLFGSDPGLFSTEFDAATPADFFAKVGLITPILYRPWLGDRLTESIPKSIKRIAVLEQIKRKTTKWGPILLDLLMSVKASGANTPLIVGYQLGYIEYTTITQALSGIFQNLTSQSPIQNLEIGAHDGPAQKETLSQPALENAYMKILDQLFGERLHVANALKQSNAGVSDSVKGTPEYGFGSLIARKEHRKRFVQEVQAALKTGGFTTDAPQNYLSQWALVAEEADKANKLASDVVSRLTTDGSSTASKLLSSKGLFFKESQWLVGSDAWSYDLGNSGVHHVLASGENVNMLIIDSTPYGERAADDAARRKKDIGLYAMNFGNAYVASTAVYSSYTQVLQAMMEAEQFDGPSVVLAYLPYNSENDNPIQVLQETKKAVDLGYWPLYRWDPKGDEKNEECFKLDSERIKEELKEFLRRDNHLSQLMRRHPQFHANLSESYGSEVRKVQKRKAKDAYEVLLEGLQGAPLTVLFASDGGNAENLSKRLAKRGKARGLKTIAMAMDDYPIEDLSTEENVVFISATAGQGEFPQNGRNFWEAIKNSVDIDLAGVNFSVFALGDSHYWPRKADKHYYNKPGKDLFARLETLGGKILVDCGLGDDQDPDGYQTGYAEWEPKLWDVLGVGNIEGLPEEPPPMTNEDIKIQSNFLRGTIVEGLEDPSTGAISAADQQLTKFHGTYMQDDRDLRDERKAQGLEPAYSFMIRCRLPGGVATPDQWVQMDDISDQLGNETMKLTTRQTFQFHGVVKGKLKPAMQAINRSMMTSIAACGDVNRNVMCSSLPELSALHAQAQEAAQRISDHLLPAAASVAYHEIWLKGMDGEKDMKIAGDAQQPFIQAMHPKDAATIEEPMYGPVYLPRKFKITIAVPPHNDTDVYAHDIGLIAIQDKEGQLAGFNLLAGGGMGATHNNKKTYPQLGRMFGFVSVGEVHRACEHIMTVQRDNGDRKNRKHARLKYTIDDMGVEAFKAEVESRWGQTFGSPRPFKFHSNIDTFGWIKDERGLNHFTMFIENGRIEDTAEFPMKTGLRALAKLNHGEFRLTGNQHLILSNIPDQAMPDVKKMMKQYKLDNTDFSALRLSSSACVAFPTCGLAMAESERYLPVLVTKVEGLLEELGMRQDSIVMRMTGCPNGCARPWLAEVAFVGKAFGAYNMYLGGGYHGERLNKLYRSSIMEEEILEIMRGLLGRYAKERLDDGGRKEGEKERFGDWCIRAGIIVATKEGRDFHDDTAEVEEE; this is translated from the exons ATGGCCATTAACACGGCCGGCGAGGCAG TCGCCCGCATCGCCTACCTCTCCTCCGACTCGGTCATCTCCGTCCAACCCTCCCTCGCCACCGAATCGccattctcctccttcctcaagCAGTACGCCACCAACAAGGCCTCTTCAGTCGTCTGCTCCTCCACTCCCGAAGTCCTCTCCGTCCGAACGAACAACGACCCTCTCCTCGACGTCTACCACCGCGTCCGCAATGGCAAAGTCACTTCCGTCACGACATCCTCCGATGTCCTCGTCAAGAGTATTCCACATTTATACCGCCTCGCACAGCACCCCGTGGTTCTTCACGTGGCATTGAGCCCGGCAGGATACCCAGACTATGGCCACATCACTAGCATCCGCAATACCGGCTTTGCTTTCTTGCAGTCCACCACATTGCAGGAGGCGCAGGATTTGGCTTTGACGGCACATGCTTTGGCTATTCGCAGCGGACGAGGTGTCGTCCACTTCTTTGACCCTGCGAACAGCAAGCAGGATCAGCCGAttgagcaggagaagagGGAATATGTGGCAGAGTTGTTGAATGTGGACTTGACAAGACAGTTGCAGTCAAGCAAGAGCGAGGAGCAGGGTATTTATGTTGCAGAGGGCCTCGCACGTACACAGGGCAGTCTCGCTCCCAGCAGCAATGCTGAGAAGGGTGAGCTTTCCGCTGCAGATGCCAGCGGCGCACCGACTCGCGACCCTTCCACAGCATCAGACTCATCCTCCGACCGCAAGAACAGCAGCTCTGGCGCGTCCGAGGCCGAGTCCGCCACTACTGTCGACTCTCAGCGCAAGACTGTCTCTTCCGAAGATATCGACAACCTCTGCACTGCCATTTGGGCGCAGGTCAAGAACCACACCGGGAGACAATACACCGCGTTCAACTACACCGGCCCGAAGAATGCTGAGAATGCATTGTTCCTCTTCGGCAGCGACCCAGGTCTCTTCAGCACTGAATTTGATGCCGCCACTCCCGCAGACTTCTTCGCCAAGGTCGGTCTGATCACACCCATCCTCTACCGACCATGGTTGGGCGACCGTCTCACCGAGAGCATCCCCAAGTCCATCAAGAGGATCGCAGTCCTCGAGCAGATCAAGCGCAAGACGACCAAGTGGGGTCCTATCCTGCTTGATCTCCTCATGTCGGTCAAGGCCAGCGGCGCCAACACTCCTCTGATTGTCGGCTACCAACTCGGCTACATCGAATACACCACGATTACACAAGCCCTCAGCGGCATCTTCCAGAATCTCACCTCGCAGTCACCCATTCAGAACCTCGAAATTGGCGCCCACGATGGCCCCGCACAGAAAGAGACGTTGTCACAGCCTGCATTGGAGAATGCATACATGAAGATTTTGGATCAGTTGTTTGGGGAGAGGCTACACGTGGCGAATGCACTGAAGCAGAGCAATGCTGGTGTCAGTGATAGCGTCAAGGGCACACCCGAGTACGGCTTCGGCTCTCTCATCGCGAGAAAGGAGCACCGCAAGCGTTTCGTGCAGGAAGTGCAGGCCGCGTTGAAGACTGGTGGATTCACAACCGACGCACCTCAGAACTACCTCTCCCAATGGGCGCTCGTTGCTGAGGAGGCCGACAAGGCCAACAAGCTGGCTTCGGACGTGGTTTCTCGTCTGACCACCGATGGCTCATCCACAGCATCGAAGCTGCTGAGCTCCAAGGGCCTCTTCTTCAAGGAGTCTCAATGGTTAGTCGGCAGCGACGCGTGGAGCTACGATCTCGGCAACAGCGGTGTACACCACGTCCTGGCCAGCGGCGAGAACGTCAACATGCTCATCATCGATTCCACACCATACGGCGAGCGCGCAGCGGACGACGCAGcacggaggaagaaggacatTGGCTTGTACGCGATGAACTTTGGCAATGCATACGTCGCCAGCACCGCCGTCTACTCCAGCTACACTCAGGTTCTGCAGGCAATGATGGAGGCCGAGCAATTCGACGGTCCATCAGTCGTCCTCGCATACCTCCCATACAACTCCGAAAACGACAACCCGATCCAGGTCTTGCaagagacgaagaaggcggttGACCTTGGATACTGGCCTCTTTACCGATGGGATCCCAAGGGTGACGAGAAGAATGAGGAGTGCTTCAAGCTTGATTCCGAGCGCATCaaggaggagttgaaggagtTTCTTCGCCGGGACAACCACCTCTCCCAGCTTATGCGCAGACATCCTCAATTCCATGCCAACCTGTCAGAGTCGTACGGCTCGGAGGTGCGCAAGGTGCAGAAGCGCAAGGCCAAGGATGCGTACGAGGTCTTGCTTGAGGGACTGCAGGGCGCTCCTTTGACTGTTCTCTTCGCATCAGATGGTGGCAACGCAGAGAACTTGTCCAAGCGACTGGCCAAGCGTGGTAAAGCCCGCGGTCTCAAGACCATTGCCATGGCCATGGACGACTACCCCATTGAGGACCTTTCCACCGAGGAgaacgtcgtcttcatctccgCCACCGCTGGTCAGGGTGAGTTCCCACAAAACGGCCGCAACTTCTGGGAGGCCATCAAGAACTCTGTCGACATTGACCTCGCTGGTGTCAACTTCTCCGTCTTCGCTCTTGGTGACTCTCACTACTGGCCGCGCAAGGCGGACAAGCACTACTACAACAAGCCTGGTAAGGATCTCTTCGCCCGATTGGAGACTCTCGGAGGTAAGATTCTCGTCGACTGCGGTCTTGGTGATGATCAAGATCCGGATGGCTACCAGACTGGTTATGCTGAGTGGGAGCCGAAGTTGTGGGATGTTCTCGGAGTCGGCAACATTGAGGGTCTTCCTGAGGAGCCACCGCCAATGACCAACGAGGACATCAAGATCCAGTCCAACTTCCTTCGTGGTACGATCGTCGAGGGATTGGAGGATCCATCCACTGGAGCCATCAGCGCTGCAGACCAGCAGCTGACCAAGTTCCACGGCACATACATGCAGGACGACCGCGATCTGCGTGACGAGCGCAAGGCTCAGGGTCTTGAGCCAGCATACTCCTTCATGATTCGTTGCCGTCTGCCAGGTGGTGTCGCCACTCCCGATCAATGGGTGCAGATGGATGACATCTCTGATCAACTAGGAAACGAGACGATGAAGCTCACTACCCGCCAGACCTTCCAATTCCACGGAGTGGTCAAGGGCAAGCTCAAGCCAGCCATGCAGGCCATCAACCGCTCGATGATGACTTCCATCGCGGCCTGTGGTGATGTCAACCGCAATGTGATGTGCTCCTCGTTGCCTGAGCTCAGCGCCCTCCACGCGCAAGCACAGGAGGCCGCCCAGCGCATCTCCGATCATCTCCTCCCCGCCGCCGCGTCCGTCGCATACCACGAGATTTGGCTCAAGGGAATGGATGGCGAGAAGGATATGAAGATTGCCGGCGACGCCCAGCAACCTTTCATCCAGGCCATGCACCCCAAGGATGCGGCCACTATTGAGGAACCAATGTACGGTCCGGTCTACCTTCCACGCAAGTTCAAGATCACCATCGCTGTTCCGCCTCACAATGATACGGATGTCTACGCCCACGACATTGGTCTCATCGCCATTCAAGACAAGGAGGGCCAACTTGCTGGCTTCAACCTGCTCGCAGGCGGTGGCATGGGCGCGACGcacaacaacaagaagacCTACCCTCAACTCGGCCGCATGTTCGGCTTCGTCTCAGTCGGTGAGGTCCACCGCGCCTGCGAACACATCATGACCGTTCAGCGCGACAACGGTGATCGCAAGAACCGCAAACACGCCCGTCTGAAGTACACCATCGACGACATGGGTGTTGAGGCCTTCAAAGCGGAAGTCGAGTCCCGCTGGGGTCAAACCTTCGGCTCTCCTCGTCCCTTCAAGTTCCATTCCAACATCGACACCTTCGGCTGGATCAAGGACGAGAGAGGTCTCAACCACTTCACCATGTTCATTGAGAACGGTCGCATCGAGGACACCGCCGAGTTCCCGATGAAGACTGGCCTCCGTGCGCTGGCGAAGCTCAACCATGGCGAATTCCGCTTGACGGGTAACCAACATCTCATCCTATCGAACATCCCCGATCAAGCGATGCCGGACGTcaagaagatgatgaagcAGTACAAACTCGACAACACCGACTTTTCCGCTCTCCGTCTATCATCCTCCGCTTGCGTCGCGTTCCCCACTTGTGGTCTCGCCATGGCGGAATCAGAACGCTACCTCCCTGTCCTCGTCACCAAAGTCGAGGGACTCTTGGAGGAGCTCGGTATGCGACAGGATAGCATCGTCATGCGCATGACGGGATGTCCCAACGGATGTGCGAGACCGTGGTTGGCGGAAGTCGCTTTCGTCGGTAAAGCCTTTGGAGCGTACAACATGTATCTCGGAGGTGGATACCATGGCGAGAGGTTGAACAAGCTGTACCGCAGCTCGAttatggaggaggagatttTGGAGATCATGCGCGGACTGTTGGGGCGGTACGCGAAGGAACGGTTGGATGATGGTGGGAGGAAAGagggcgagaaggagagatTCGGAGACTGGTGTATCCGGGCGGGTATCATTGTTGCTACGAAGGAAGGGAGGGATTTCCATGATGatacggcggaggtggaggaggagtag